A single window of Ananas comosus cultivar F153 linkage group 19, ASM154086v1, whole genome shotgun sequence DNA harbors:
- the LOC109724774 gene encoding cyclin-D3-2-like — protein MAPSSLLLLLLDPLYCQEDNAELDDLPDETATTTTTTTALALAPPSTQSDPAEEDLPELFASLRAKERRGGGAGGGPAAAAAARAEVAGWAARAAERQGFSALTALLAVDYLDRCFFGVGGGGGGVMAARGGRGERPWMGRLAAVACLALAAKVEETQVPLLLDLQLGSVEEEELEEEEEEGGRECCRYLFEARTVRRMELLVLSALSWRMNPVTPLSYIHPLLPFFSPKTSAAAARLRRCEAVLVSIATDWRWVSYSPRFGCCSALYTSEEMKSECYQSILEQNGGDVTVESARIACIILNPLRAAEPDGGGELVGSKFVNGGEMGVLRGKD, from the exons ATGgccccctcctctctcctcctcctcctcctcgacccTCTCTACTGCCAGGAAGACAACGCGGAGCTCGACGACCTCCCGGATGAAACCgccacgacgacgacgacgacgaccgcGCTCGCACTAGCCCCGCCGTCGACACAATCCGACCCCGCCGAAGAAGACTTGCCGGAGCTCTTCGCCTCGCTGCGGGCCAAggagcgccgcggcggcggagccggCGGGggcccggcggcggcggcggcggcgagggcggaggTGGCGGGGTGGGCGGCGCGCGCGGCGGAGCGGCAGGGATTCTCGGCGCTGACGGCGCTGCTCGCCGTGGACTACCTGGACCGGTGCTTCTTCGGcgtcggcggaggaggagggggagtgATGGCGGCgcggggggggaggggggaacGGCCGTGGATGGGAAGGCTGGCGGCGGTGGCGTGCCTGGCGCTGGCGGCGAAGGTGGAGGAGACGCAGGTGCCGCTGCTGCTCGACCTGCAGCTCGGGTCCGTGGAGGAAGAGGAattagaggaggaggaggaggagggagggagggagtgCTGCCGGTACTTGTTCGAGGCGAGGACGGTGCGGAGGATGGAGCTGCTGGTGCTGTCGGCGCTCTCCTGGAGGATGAACCCCGTCACCCCGCTCTCCTACATCCACCCCCTCCTCCCCTTCTTCTCTCCCAaaacctccgccgccgccgcgcgcctgCGCCGCTGCGAGGCGGTGCTCGTCTCCATCGCCACCG ATTGGAGATGGGTTTCGTACTCGCCTCGGTTTGGGTGCTGCAGTGCTCTTTACACGTCGGAGGA AATGAAGTCAGAATGCTATCAAAGTATTCTTGAACAAAATGGTGGCGATGTAACGGTCGAAAGCGCAAGAATTGCATGCATTATTCTCAACCCACTCCGCGCCGCCGAGCCCGACGGCGGTGGTGAG TTAGTTGGAAGCAAATTTGTGAATGGAGGGGAAATGGGTGTTTTGAGAGGGaaagattga